TTCGGTCACATACAGCGGGGGGAGTGTCGGATATTCCTCGCCAAGCCTCACCAGGAGTTTGCGGAGGCCGTCGGGGTTCACTTCCCAGTCCATGGCGGTGCGCGGCAGGCCACGGCTCGGGAAGGTGATGTGCTCGGCTCCGATCCAGCAGGAGGCTGCTTCCTTGCCGGCGCCTCCGCCGTGGCCGTCAGCGCCGGTGGTGTCCGGATGACCGCTGATCATGTCGTCGTGGTAATGATTGACGCCCAGGAAGTCGATGGGCGCTCCGATAATGTCCAGGTCTCCGGGCTTGATCACTTCTCCCAGCCCAAAGGGCTCCAGGTCCGCCAGCGTGTCCTCCGGATACCTGCCCCGCAGGATGGGATCAAGGAAGATTCGGTTCTGCAGCGAATCGAAGAGCCGGGCCGCTTCCAGATCCACCGGATCATTCGGATCGCGGGGGATGGAGTTGCTCAAATTCAGGGTGATGCCCAGATTTTCCGCGCCCCGGCTGCGCAGCTCATTCACGGCCAGGCCGTGGGCGAGGTGCTGGTGGTGGACGGCGGCAATTGCTGCCCGCGGTTCCTGGCGGCCCGGGGCATGGACTCCGGAGCCGTAGCCCAGCAGCGAGGAGCAGAAAGGCTCATTGAACGTGGTCCAGTGACGCACCCGGTCGCCCAGGGCGGAGTAGACGTCATTGGCATAGTCCACGAACCGGTGTGCGGTGTCCCGGTTGGCCCAACCGCCCTTTTCTTCCAGCGCCTGCGGAAGGTCCCAGTGGTAAAGGGTGAGCCACGGCAGGATGCCGGCCTCGAGCAGTTCATCCACCAGCCTGGAGTAGAAGTCCAGTCCCTTGGCGTTGGTGCTGCCGCCACCGGGACGGACCCGCGCCCAGCTGGTGGAAAAACGGTAGGAGTCCAGTCCCAGGTCCTTCATGATGGCCACGTCCGCCGGCATCCGGTGGTAGTGATCCACGGCCACGGCGGGAGTGTCTCCCGCCAGGACGTTTCCGGGAGCGGCGGCAAAGGCGTCCCATACGGAGTCCTCCTTGCCGTCTTCGCGGGCCGCGCCCTCCACCTGGGCCGCGGCGGTTGCCGATCCCCAGATAAAGCCGGCCGGCCAGGTGTTCTCCACCGGGATGTTGATTGTCATTAGCCCTTCACTGCTCCCTGCATAATTCCGGAAATAAGTTGTTTGCCTGCCAGCACAAAGAGAACCAGCAGGGGGATGGTAGCCAGCACCGCGCCGGTCAGCACCACTGAGTAATCCACGTAGCGGGCCGAGGACAGCTGGCTGAGCGCGGTCTGGAGCGTGGGATTGTTGGCGTTGAGAACCAGCAGCGGCCAGAGGAAATCGGTCCAGGCCATCATGAACGTGAACAGGCCCAGGATGGCCATCGCCGGCTTGGAAGCGGGCAAAGCCACGTGCCAGAAAGTCCTGATCATGTTGGCCCCGTCCATGCGGGCGGATTCGATCAGTTCATCCGGGATCACGTCCACCAGGTACTGCCGCATGAAGAAGACGCCGAACGCCGTGACAAGCGTGGGAACAATTACCGCACCAATTTCACCGGTCCAGCCCAGGGTCCTCATCACCATGAAGAGCGGGATGATGCCCAGCTGGGTGGGGATGGCCATGGTGGCTACCACCGCGACCATCAGGACGCCGTTGCCGCGGAACCGCAGCTTGGCGAAGGCATAGCCGGCCAGGGTGGAAAAGGTCACCACTGACACGGTGATGATGGTGGAGATCAGGATGCTGTTCCAGAGCGCGGTCCAGAACGGGATGGTGCCAAAGACCTCCGCGGCGTTGTTCCAGAAGTTGCCTCCCGGCAGCAGCGGTGGCCATTCCAGGCCCAGCGCCGCATTGGTCCGGCTCCCGACGACGACGGACCACCACAGCGGATAGGAGGAGCCCAGGAAGAAGGCCAGGAGGAGCCCGTACGTCAGGTAGCCGGGCTTCAGCCCGTTGCCGAAGATCCGCTGGCGCAGCGGCCGTCCGGGGTGGGCGGGCGTGGAGGCTTTGCTCCCCGCCGTGTTCTTTTCCAGGATGCTCATTTGCGTTTCCCTTCGGCGCGGCGCTTCGCCCGGTTTGAGGGCGTCTTGGCATCGGCTGACGCAATCCGTTTGGAGATGGAGAAGTTGACGATTCCGATGATCACAATCAGCAGGAACAACAGCCAGGCAATGGCGGATGCCTTGCCGAAGTTCGACCGCTGGAAACCCATCTCCCAGAGATAGAGCACGGTGGTCTGGAACTGGCGCTGGGCGCCGCCGGGATCCGTGGGATCGAAGAGCCGCGGTTCGGCGAAGATCTGCAGTCCGCCAATGGTGGAGGTGATGATCACGAAGATCATGGTGGGCCGGATGCTCGGCAGCGTGATGCTGAAGAAGCGGCGGAAGGCTCCGGCGCCGTCGATCGCCGCCGACTCGTAAATGTCGCGGGGAACCGCCTGCATGGCGGCGAGGAGGATCAGCGCGTTGTAGCCGGTCCACCGCCAGTTCACCATGGTGGCAATCGCGATGTGGCTCGGCAGGGTATCGGTCCGCCACATGATCGGATCAATGCCGAAGTTACCGAGCAGGTTGTTGATCAGTCCCTGGTCCTCGCCGAACATGTTGGTGAAGATCATGGCAACCGCCACCGGGGTGACGACGTAGGGCAGGAGGACGCTCATGCGCCAGAACGTCTTGGCCCTCAGGTTCTGATCCAGGACGGCGGCGATGAACAGGGCACCGATGAGCTGTGGAATGGCGGAGAGCAGGAAGATGCTCATCGTGTTCCCCAGCGAGTTCCAGAAGAACCGGTCCTGCAGGACTTCGGTGAAGTTGTTCAGCCCCACAAATTCGCCCTGGCCCTTGAGCAGGTGCCAGTCGTGCAGCGAGACGAAGAACGTGTAGACGAGCGGGAAGAGGCCCACCAGCGCAAAGAGCAGGAAGAAGGGGGAGATGTACAGGTACGGGGAGTACTTGAGGTCCCAGCCGCTGAGGCGGTATTTGAACGGGGACTTGGTCTTGGGCGGCGGCGCCGCCGGGGCAGGGCGTTTGAGGGTAACGGTCATGACGTTCTCGCAGTCCATCTGGGGGGCCTCCGGCAAACTGCCGGAGGCCCCGCGTTCGACGATTTGCTAGTTGTTGACTACGAGCTCGTTCAGGAGCTTCATGGCCTCGTTCCAGGAGGCTTCACCGTCAGTGGTGCCGGCATCAAGCTGGCCCAGTGCGGCGCTGAAGACCTTGTCCTGGATGATTGAGTCCTCCGGACCCTTGAACTGCGCCTTCACGCCTTCCGCACGGGAGGCGAGGATGGCACCGGTGGGGGCGTTGTTGAACAGTTCGTTCGGTGCGGCTTCTGCAGCGAGCTGCTCCTGGGCCTCAAGCGTGCTGGGGAAGTTGTTGGCGGCTGCACTCTGCTTGACCTGCTGCTCGGGTGCGGTCAGCCAGGCTGCAAGCTTGGCGGCTTCTTCCTTGTGCTCCGAAGTCTCCGGGACGGAGAGGAAAGCGCCGCCCCAGTTGGAAGCTCCGCCGGGGAATACATCGGCGAAGTCCCAGCCTGCTTCTGCGCCCGCACCTGCGGATTCGAGCTGGGTCTTGATGGTGCCGAGCATCCAGCCCGGGCAGACGAAGGTTGCGAAGGATCCGTCGGTGAAGGCCTTGCCCTTGCCCCAGTCCCACTTCTTCTCGTTGGCGGACAGGCCGGACTCGGTGTTTTCGGCCAGCTGCAGGAACTGCTCCTTCATCTCGGCGTTATCCTCGATGTTCAGCTCACCGTCGGCGGTGTAGTAGCCCTCCTCCATCTGGTTCACCATGGAGTTCCAAACGAAGCCCGACTGGTCGTACCAGGCCAGGCCGGTCTTGTCCTTGTACTGCTGGCCAACTTCGAAGTACTTTTCCCAGGTGGCGTCTTTTCCACCGAAGAGTTCGGCAACTGCTTCACGGTCGCTGGGCAGTCCGGCGGCTTCGAACAGCTTGCCGTTGTAGCAGAGGCCCTGGGGGCCGATGTCCGTTCCGTAGCCGATAACCCGGCCGTCGGAGTCGGTGCCCTGGTTGTACTTCCAATCGACCCAGTTGTCCTTGATGTCTTCCGCGCCGTATTCGTTGAGGTCAACGAACTGGTCGGACACTTCCATGATCGAACCCAGCCAGCCTTCTTCGATGGCCACGACATCGCTCAGGCCGGATCCGGCGGACAGCTTCGTGAAGGCGTCGGTGCGGGCATTCTCGCCGCGGTCGATGTTGTTGGGATTGATCTTGATGCCGGGGTTGGCATCTTCGTATTCGGCATACAGATCGTCGTAGCCGAAGGTTCCGAAGGTCGTGACGCTCAGCTCGACGGGATTGTCGGCGCTGGCGGCTTCCTGGTCGCCTCCGCCGCAGCCTACAGCGAGCAGCGCCACTGCGGCGGCACCTGCGATTGCCGCTGCGGGGTATCGGAAATTCTTCACGGTCACTCCTTTGTGTGTGGGTGGAGCAGTAGATATCCCGGGCAGTGGACCGTGCGTCGTGGAACTTATGAGGCCTGATCGACGGAAGCGGGAAGAGGGATAGCTGGAAATTAGATAGCTGGAACAGAGTCGTACGCTCGGGCGGAATCCGGTGTTATGCCGAACCCCCTGCTGAGAGAGCGCTCTCTTGACTTCTCCATCACACTAGAAGTGATCGGCGTCACTGTCAAGAGAGCGCTCTCTGGAATATTTTCGAACGAGGCGCGGCCAGCGGCGGGCCGCCGGAGCGGGTTAAAGCTCAGTCGGGTAGGTCTACGATCCAGGGGTTGCCTTTGTGGGTGGCTGTGCCTTGGTGAAACGAGGTTGAGGATTTCGCGACTGCCGAAGGCTACGCAGCGTGGCTCACCTATCGGTGCGTATAACGATCGGTTTACAAGACTAAGCCGCCGGCCACGCGGTGCAGCCAAACCGTGCCGTTCTCCGCTGCGGCTCGCACCCGAGGCCTGTCCGAGGTGCGGTTTGTTCGCGAAGGAACGCCAATAAGGTCAGCCAGTCGTGTGCCCCGTAACCACTTTCCAAGCCTTCCGGTTTGATCCGGACAGGCCCTGTATTGCTGCCCGTGCGGCGGCCGCGCCCTGCTCACGGAGATCCTGGTACACGGAAGTCAGGCCTTTGGCCGTACCGGCAGCGGATGCGTCCCAGCCTGTCAGGGCAAGTTGGGCGGGCACAGCGATTCCCTGTGCTTCGACCGCTTGGAGGGCTCCGAGAGCCAGTTCATCACTCATCGCGAGGAACACATCTGGCTTGTCGGGTTGATTCAGCAGTCTTAGCGCGGCCTGCTCTCCGTCAGTGAGGGTGTTGGTCGAGCAGAAAGCCACCTGGATTCCGTTCCAGTCGAACCCGACAGCGGTAACTGCGTCTTTGAAACCCTGCAGCCTGTTGCGGGTGACCGGAAAGGTTGAATCGAAGGGATCGGGCCCACTGTCGAGTGTTTCGATGCGTTCCCTGGTGGAGGGGAAGGCGATGACTGCGGGCCGCCGGCTTCCACGGAGCCCAAGCGCAGCAATTGCGCGGGCTGCTGCCTGATCATCGATTCCCACCACGCCAAACCCTTCCCGTTCCGGGCCTGCATGAACAACAACAGGTTTGCCGGTCAGGCTCAGCGCCTCGAGCACCGGGTCATCATCGGTGGTAGTCCACACCACAAACCCATCGACAGCCGCTGCACGGATCCTTTGGCTGTCATCGGCTGACCCGTTGCTGGGAAGAATGGTCATTGCCAGCCGGTGTTGGGCACAGACATCGGCGATGCCCGCCAAGAAACGGGCCGCTTGAGGGTCCTCGAAAGCGTAGGGCAGCGTCTCTCCAAGCACGACGCCGAGGGCTCCGCTGGTTCCCCTGCGCAGCGAACGGGCACTCGGATCCGGTCCTGCATACCCGAGCGCTTCGGCCGCCGCGAGAACTTTCCGGCGGGAAGCAGCTGACACCCGGGACGGCTTGCTGTAGGTATACGACGCGGTCATGACTGAGACACCGGCCTGTTTGGCGACGTCGGTTAGCGTTACTCTTTCGGGGTTCCCTGGTTCTGGCATGGAACCAGTCTATGTGTGTATCGTTACACACATGACATCCCCCGCGGTTCGAGCAAAACACAAAGGCTCCAGCATCTCGTACGCCTCGTATGCCTCCTTTGCCGCCTTCGGTGTGTTCTGGGGAACGTGGGGAGCAAGCATTCCGCGGATCCGGGACCAGAGCGGTCTCACGGACGGAGAGCTGGGCACCGCCTTGCTGTTCATCGGCGCAGGCGCCCTCCCTGCCATGCTCCTGACCGGACGCCTTCTCGACCGATTCGGCATTCGGGTGACCACAGCTGCTGCGCTGAGCCTGCAGGGAGCGGCCGGTCTGTGCGTGGCCTTAACCGCCACGGGAATGACCAGCTTCAGCCTGGGCCTGCTGCTGGTTGGCGCAGCCAGCGGAGCTGCCGATGTTGCCATCAACGCAGGGGCAGGATCCGCAGAAAGGGTGATGGCCCGGCCGGTGATCACCCGATCCCACGGCACCTTCTCGGCCTTCGTTGTGGTTTCAAGCCTGCTCACCGGCGTGCTGAACAGTTTAGGGATGACACCCGCCGTCGGCTTCTCCCTGGCCGCAGCCTCAATGTTCCTCGCCGCCGGTTATCTACTGTTCGCTCTGCCGCCACAACCTGGAAACAGCCGGGATGTCCAAACATCCAAACCGGAGAGGATGGGAGTGGCCAAGGCTGCATCGGCGAGGAACTCCGCCTTTCCGCTTCTGCCGGTTGTGCTCGCGGGCCTCCTGGCAGCGCTGGCCCTTGCCGGGGAAAATGCCCATCAGAGTTGGGCGGCAGTGTTCTTTGAAGATGTCCTCGACACAGGTTCTGACCTCAGCTCCACAGCTCCTGCCATGTTCGCAGCGGTCGCTGCCGTTACCCGCTTCAGTACAGGCCGATTGAACCCGGCTCATGCCACGCGGACCGTAATCCTCGGTGCCACAGCTGCAACCGTTGGCACAGGCCTGCTCGCAGGAGCCACAAACCTCGCCGCAGCCTTGGCCGGACTCGCCGTCGCCGCAGCCGGAACGGCCGTGCTTTATCCAACCTTGCTGGGTATCGTGTCCCGTGCCTCCAGCGCAGCTGCTCAGGGACGGGCAACGTCATGGCTCGCGGCCGTCTCCTATCTGGGGTTCCTGCTTGGCCCGGTTTACGTTGGGCTCTGGTCCGAGGCAGCGGGACTGCGGGGTGCCATGATTGCTGTGGCTGCCCTCGGCGCACTTCTCCTCACCCTTGCTCCGGTCCTGCTTCGCCGGAGCACCACCGGCTCCCCAAGAAAAGGATGAACATGTTCGAAGATATGGAATGGCTGAACGAACCCCCTCACTGGGAGAATGGTGCAGACTCGCTGACTATCGAAACTGCTGCCGCAACAGATTTCTGGCGGGAAACACACTACGGGTTCACCCGCGACAGCGGGCATTTTCTCTACCGGGAAGTGGAGGGGGATTTTGTCGTTACCGCGACAGTGTTCGGAGGATTCACTTCGCTCTACGACCAGGCAGGTCTCATGATCCGGTGCGATGAGCGAACGTGGGTGAAGGCAGGCGTTGAGTACAGCGATGGTGCACTGCAGCTAAGTACCGTTATTACCAACGGCACCTCGGACTGGTCGCTAAGCCCCATGGAAGCAGGCCGTGACGCGGTAACCCTGAGGCTGACCCGCCAGGCTAACGCCATCCATGTGCAGTACCTTGAGCGCCCGGGGGCGGAGGGGCAGTGGACGAGCCTGCGCCTCGGCTATCTGCAAATAAACGGTCGGTGCCAAGTGGGTGTCATGGCCTGTTCGCCTGAACGCGGCGACCTGCATGCTGGTTTCACTGACTTCAGCATCCGCCCCTCGGCGGGTATCGACCTGCATTCCTGAAAGTCGGCAAGAAGGGGGTCCAGTATCAGGGGACATGCTGGCTGGAGGGGGTGCTGGCACACCCTTGCCTTTAGCGTCGCAAGGTCATATTGTTTTTCAATACGTATTGATAATCAATATGAGGGGGAACCATGAGCACCACTCCAGTAATAAACCGAACATCAGGGGCGTCCGTGAAGCTTTCCGTGATCGCCGTCTGGATTGTCGCAGTCCTTGCCGCGGTGGGAAGTGCCCTCGAAATCTTCACCGTCATCACGGGACGGGCGGTCTTCGCCCTGAACGGGGCTGACCCGCGGCTGCCGTTGACAAGCCTGCCCCAAATCAACCAGGCCGAGCTTCGCGAAGGGACAACCGGCTACCTCGCAGATGCCCCGGCCTGGCTGCGGGTGCTGTGCGCAACACCGGCAATGGTCTATATCCTCATTGCACTCCTTGCCGCAGTTCTCATTACCCGCGCCTTACGCGGAATCGCAGCCAGCCGGCCCTTCTCGTCCTCCGTGCGGCGCAGCATGACCGTTCTTAGCCTGATCCTCATCCTCGGCGGAATCCTCTACGGAGTACTCGACCGCATTGCCGGTCAAGCGATCTACGACGTGGCCGTCACCTTCACCCAGGGGATCCAGTTTCCGCTTGGCGCCGACTACGCCGTCACCAGTACCAACCCTGCCCGCTGGCCGTTCTTTATGATCATCACCGGGGTCGTCGGGCTTGCCCTGTCCACGGCCTTTAGGGCAGGAGCACGGCTCGAGGAAGCAGCGGATGGCCTTGTCTGAACCACGCAGGACCAAGGCTAACGACGGCGGCGTGCCGGGGGAGGATCCGGTCAAACACCGCATCGAGTGCCACCTCGACCGGGTCCTCACCCAGCGCGGCATGACGCTCACTGAACTCTCCCGGCGAACAGGAATAACCATGGCTAATCTGTCCATCCTGAAGACAAACAAGGCCAAAGCCATCCGCTTCAGCACCCTCACCGCTATCTGTGACGCTTTGGACACCACCCCAGCAGAACTGATCACCATCAAACCCCTGTAGCCAAACGCCACCGACGCGCCAGCAGGGCCAGGCACGACGCAGCCCCCCAGCCGGGGTGAGCCTTCCGGGCTAGTATCCAGCCATGACCATTGCCAACACCTACCGGGGCTTCGCGGAACTCGAAGCGCACGGCGTTTCAGACATTTATGAGGACTGGGCCCTGGGCGTCTCCATGGATCCGGAAGTCCAGGCATTGTTGGCCGGGCTTCAGCCGGCGAAGCGGCAACCGAACCTGGTGTTCGCCGCAGCCCGGGCGCAGGGGGCGCCACTGGGCAGCTACCAAAACTTCCGGCCCTGGTTGCTCGGCAATTGGCAGAAGGTGGAGCGGGTCATCCGGACCCGTTCCACCCAGACCAACGAGGCCGGCCGGTGCGCGGTCCTCCTTCCTCAACTCGCCGCCATCGAAGGGCCGGTTGCGCTGCTGGAGGTCGGAGCCTCCGCCGGGATCTGCCTGTATCCGGACCGGTACAGCTACAGCTACCAGCGGGAGGACGGGCAGGTCCGGATAGATCCTCCGCAGGCCACTGACGTGCTGCTCGAATGCGAACTGCGGGGTGAATCCACCGTCCCGACCAGGATTCCCGAAGTGATCTGGCGTGCGGGCATCGACTTGAACCCCATCGACATCACTGACCGCGGGAACCTGCAGTGGCTGGAGGCCCTCATCTGGCCTGAACATGAGGCCCGGCGCCGACGCCTCCATGCCGCCGCGGCTGTGGTCGCCGCTGATCCGCCCCTGCTCGTGGCGGGCGACCTGAACCAGGAGATTGGCAGATTGGCACGGCTGGCCCCGCCGGAGGCCACCCTGGTCATCTTCCACAGTGCCGTGCTCGTCTACCTCAGCCATCCGGAACGCCAGCAATTCGTGGACCAGGTGAGTGCCCTCGACTGCGTCTGGTTGAGCAACGAAGGCCTGCAGGTCCTGCCCGGCATTGCTGCCCGGATTACCAGTCGGACACCACCACAGGACGGTGCCTTTGTTCTGGCGAGAAACGGAGAACCGGTCGCCCTCACCGGACCCCACGGACAGTACACCCAGTCCCTGACCTGACTCGATGCCTCAGTGGCATGATGGCGCCATGACGTTTATTCCTTCCAGCGATTTGACCGCCGCGCAGTGGATCGCGGCCAGCGGTGAGCACTGGTGGAACCTGGTGACGCTGGGTCCTCCGGGATTTCCGGCGTATGCGCGGCTGCGGTTCATTGCTGATCCGTCCTACGAGGGTCAGTCCGAAAATGAGGCTGTACGCCGGGGTGGCGTCCTCCCGGATGATGACCAGCTCCGCATCGCGGCGGGAACGCTGCTGCGGCACGCGGACTCACCCGCCGAGGGATACCTGCTGATCTGGGACGGCTGGGGCGAAGAGGCGTTCCCTGAACCCATACTTCGGACACCCCGTGTGGTGGTCCCCAACCGTGAGTACTACCTGTGCAGGGTCCCGCTGCAGGGCTTCTTCTCCGGGGCGGTCAGTGACTCGTGGCAGGAGGAAACTGGCCGCCCCATGCCGGCCCCTGCCTTCATCTGGCCCTCGAACCGGACCTGGTGCATCACCTCGGACGTCGATCCCCATTGGGCCGGCATCGGAGCTGATCGGGAGCTGATCGACCAGTTACTGGCCGAACCACGTATCGACGTCGTTCCGGTGGTTGCGGATCAAAGACTGCCCTTCTACTCCTAGCGGCAGGGCGGCAGGATTCGCTGCGCATCCGGAAGTTGCCGACGGGGCTCCATGCCGACGGAGCCGGGACGCCGGAACCTCAGCGGCGCGTACTGACCGTCACCGTGAATTTGGGGTTCCGGGCGACTTCCCGGGTGGGACCGACCAGCCGGTTCAGGGCCGGCTTGTACATCAAGTGGCTGTTCCAGACAGTCCACAGTTCACCACCCGGGCGCAGGACCCGGCCGGCATCCGCAAAGAGCTTCAGGGCAATTCCGGCATGCACGCTGGCGCCGATGTGGAACGGGGGATTCAGCACCACCAGGTCCTCGGACGCGTCCGGAAAACCGGCAAGGGCATCGCCGCGGCGCACCGTCACCCGGTTGCCGACACCATTGGCGGCGGCGGTGAGCTGCGCCGAGGACACCGCCGCAGCCGACTGGTCCGTGGCGGTGACCTGCAGCGCCGGACGCGTCAGGGCCAGATACGCGGCAATGGCGCCGGTTCCGCAGCCCAAATCAACAGCCCGCTCCGCGGAACGGGCACCGGCCAGCAGGGGCAGCAGGAACCGGGTGCCGATGTCCAGGGCGGGACCGGCGAAGGCGGCTCCGTGTGCCCACAGCTCCAGCGGCGCGGCCAAACCGACCTCGTGGCGCTGGGACACCGGAAAGCGCGCCGCCGGGCGAGCCTCCGGCGGCAGGGGAGCGGCTGCGGTCAGGATCCGCGACTTCTGCCGGCCCAGCCCCGCCGTCACCGAACCAAAGTAGCGGGCCAGCACATCATTCATGGCGGTGGACATGTGCTTGATGCGGCCCCCGGCGTAAACCGTCACTTCCGGGGAAGCATGGGCGGCGATCAGCCCGGCGATCTCCTCCAGCGCATCCAGCGAGCGCGGCAGGCGCAGCAGCACCAGCCGTGCGCCGTCGAGAAGTGCCGGTTCCAGGGCGTGGTGGCGGTAGGCGCCTTCCAGCCCGAGCTGCCGGGCGTTGCGGTCCAGGGCATGCTCGCCGCTGAGCGGATCCTGGTGCACCCGAAGGCCCGCCAGCCCGTGGTCCGCGGCGGCTCCGAGCGTCAGTGCGCCGTAGGCATCACCGATGACGACGACGGCGCCGCTTCCGTTGCGCTCCGGGCCGCCGGCCGCGGCGGCAGCGAGATCGGCGGCTGCGGTGTCGAGCAGGAGCCGGTCCGCGGCGTCCCATGCCTGCAGGTTCTCCGCTTCGATATCCGGGCGGCGGCTTAGGCGGGAGAAGTCAAAGGCCGCGGGGCCGGCCGGCTCCGGAGTTACGGGCTCCGGGGTTACATCAGTCAAGGTCGATCCATTTCGTTCCTAGGGGGACCGGGTCGGAGGCTCCGGCGGTCAGGGCGGCCAGCCGGGAATGGAAGGTTGCCAGGGCATCGGCGGTATCGGGCAGTGCAACGTGAAGCTGGGCACCGGCCGCGGAGTAGTCGGTGCCCAGGACGCTGACGCCGGCCGTGCGCAGGTCATTTTCCAGCCGGCCGGCGGCGGAATGTCCGGCCGGAATGCCGTACAGCTGCATCCTGCGCCGCCGGATCAGCCGGGCGGTGGCCAGCGCGGAGGACACCGACTCGGAATAGGCCCGTACCAGGCCGCCAGCCCCCAGCAGGATGCCGCCAAAATACCGTACGGTCACGGCGGCTGTGTCGCTGAGGTCGGCGGCGCCGTCGAACGTCTCGCGTTTGGTCAGGGCTTCGAGCATGGGAATGCCGGCGGTGCCGGAAGGCTCGCCGTCGTCGCTCGAGCGCTGCACGTTCCGGTCCGGGCCCAGGACAAAGGCACTGCAGTGGTGCCGGGCGTCATGGAACTCGCGGCGCAGG
This genomic interval from Arthrobacter citreus contains the following:
- a CDS encoding carbohydrate ABC transporter permease gives rise to the protein MSILEKNTAGSKASTPAHPGRPLRQRIFGNGLKPGYLTYGLLLAFFLGSSYPLWWSVVVGSRTNAALGLEWPPLLPGGNFWNNAAEVFGTIPFWTALWNSILISTIITVSVVTFSTLAGYAFAKLRFRGNGVLMVAVVATMAIPTQLGIIPLFMVMRTLGWTGEIGAVIVPTLVTAFGVFFMRQYLVDVIPDELIESARMDGANMIRTFWHVALPASKPAMAILGLFTFMMAWTDFLWPLLVLNANNPTLQTALSQLSSARYVDYSVVLTGAVLATIPLLVLFVLAGKQLISGIMQGAVKG
- a CDS encoding ABC transporter substrate-binding protein, which codes for MKNFRYPAAAIAGAAAVALLAVGCGGGDQEAASADNPVELSVTTFGTFGYDDLYAEYEDANPGIKINPNNIDRGENARTDAFTKLSAGSGLSDVVAIEEGWLGSIMEVSDQFVDLNEYGAEDIKDNWVDWKYNQGTDSDGRVIGYGTDIGPQGLCYNGKLFEAAGLPSDREAVAELFGGKDATWEKYFEVGQQYKDKTGLAWYDQSGFVWNSMVNQMEEGYYTADGELNIEDNAEMKEQFLQLAENTESGLSANEKKWDWGKGKAFTDGSFATFVCPGWMLGTIKTQLESAGAGAEAGWDFADVFPGGASNWGGAFLSVPETSEHKEEAAKLAAWLTAPEQQVKQSAAANNFPSTLEAQEQLAAEAAPNELFNNAPTGAILASRAEGVKAQFKGPEDSIIQDKVFSAALGQLDAGTTDGEASWNEAMKLLNELVVNN
- a CDS encoding DUF1349 domain-containing protein: MFEDMEWLNEPPHWENGADSLTIETAAATDFWRETHYGFTRDSGHFLYREVEGDFVVTATVFGGFTSLYDQAGLMIRCDERTWVKAGVEYSDGALQLSTVITNGTSDWSLSPMEAGRDAVTLRLTRQANAIHVQYLERPGAEGQWTSLRLGYLQINGRCQVGVMACSPERGDLHAGFTDFSIRPSAGIDLHS
- a CDS encoding GH1 family beta-glucosidase, which gives rise to MTINIPVENTWPAGFIWGSATAAAQVEGAAREDGKEDSVWDAFAAAPGNVLAGDTPAVAVDHYHRMPADVAIMKDLGLDSYRFSTSWARVRPGGGSTNAKGLDFYSRLVDELLEAGILPWLTLYHWDLPQALEEKGGWANRDTAHRFVDYANDVYSALGDRVRHWTTFNEPFCSSLLGYGSGVHAPGRQEPRAAIAAVHHQHLAHGLAVNELRSRGAENLGITLNLSNSIPRDPNDPVDLEAARLFDSLQNRIFLDPILRGRYPEDTLADLEPFGLGEVIKPGDLDIIGAPIDFLGVNHYHDDMISGHPDTTGADGHGGGAGKEAASCWIGAEHITFPSRGLPRTAMDWEVNPDGLRKLLVRLGEEYPTLPPLYVTENGAAYDDAVSPEGTVPDPERTQYILDHIDAVGRAIHAGADVRGYFVWSLLDNFEWSWGYSKRFGIVRVDYETQDRIIKDSGLAYSRLIAASRTAAPAV
- a CDS encoding DUF2332 domain-containing protein translates to MTIANTYRGFAELEAHGVSDIYEDWALGVSMDPEVQALLAGLQPAKRQPNLVFAAARAQGAPLGSYQNFRPWLLGNWQKVERVIRTRSTQTNEAGRCAVLLPQLAAIEGPVALLEVGASAGICLYPDRYSYSYQREDGQVRIDPPQATDVLLECELRGESTVPTRIPEVIWRAGIDLNPIDITDRGNLQWLEALIWPEHEARRRRLHAAAAVVAADPPLLVAGDLNQEIGRLARLAPPEATLVIFHSAVLVYLSHPERQQFVDQVSALDCVWLSNEGLQVLPGIAARITSRTPPQDGAFVLARNGEPVALTGPHGQYTQSLT
- a CDS encoding helix-turn-helix transcriptional regulator, with product MALSEPRRTKANDGGVPGEDPVKHRIECHLDRVLTQRGMTLTELSRRTGITMANLSILKTNKAKAIRFSTLTAICDALDTTPAELITIKPL
- a CDS encoding MFS transporter, whose product is MTSPAVRAKHKGSSISYASYASFAAFGVFWGTWGASIPRIRDQSGLTDGELGTALLFIGAGALPAMLLTGRLLDRFGIRVTTAAALSLQGAAGLCVALTATGMTSFSLGLLLVGAASGAADVAINAGAGSAERVMARPVITRSHGTFSAFVVVSSLLTGVLNSLGMTPAVGFSLAAASMFLAAGYLLFALPPQPGNSRDVQTSKPERMGVAKAASARNSAFPLLPVVLAGLLAALALAGENAHQSWAAVFFEDVLDTGSDLSSTAPAMFAAVAAVTRFSTGRLNPAHATRTVILGATAATVGTGLLAGATNLAAALAGLAVAAAGTAVLYPTLLGIVSRASSAAAQGRATSWLAAVSYLGFLLGPVYVGLWSEAAGLRGAMIAVAALGALLLTLAPVLLRRSTTGSPRKG
- a CDS encoding LacI family DNA-binding transcriptional regulator; this translates as MPEPGNPERVTLTDVAKQAGVSVMTASYTYSKPSRVSAASRRKVLAAAEALGYAGPDPSARSLRRGTSGALGVVLGETLPYAFEDPQAARFLAGIADVCAQHRLAMTILPSNGSADDSQRIRAAAVDGFVVWTTTDDDPVLEALSLTGKPVVVHAGPEREGFGVVGIDDQAAARAIAALGLRGSRRPAVIAFPSTRERIETLDSGPDPFDSTFPVTRNRLQGFKDAVTAVGFDWNGIQVAFCSTNTLTDGEQAALRLLNQPDKPDVFLAMSDELALGALQAVEAQGIAVPAQLALTGWDASAAGTAKGLTSVYQDLREQGAAAARAAIQGLSGSNRKAWKVVTGHTTG
- a CDS encoding sugar ABC transporter permease — its product is MTVTLKRPAPAAPPPKTKSPFKYRLSGWDLKYSPYLYISPFFLLFALVGLFPLVYTFFVSLHDWHLLKGQGEFVGLNNFTEVLQDRFFWNSLGNTMSIFLLSAIPQLIGALFIAAVLDQNLRAKTFWRMSVLLPYVVTPVAVAMIFTNMFGEDQGLINNLLGNFGIDPIMWRTDTLPSHIAIATMVNWRWTGYNALILLAAMQAVPRDIYESAAIDGAGAFRRFFSITLPSIRPTMIFVIITSTIGGLQIFAEPRLFDPTDPGGAQRQFQTTVLYLWEMGFQRSNFGKASAIAWLLFLLIVIIGIVNFSISKRIASADAKTPSNRAKRRAEGKRK